From one Lycium barbarum isolate Lr01 chromosome 6, ASM1917538v2, whole genome shotgun sequence genomic stretch:
- the LOC132600269 gene encoding protein SMALL AUXIN UP-REGULATED RNA 12-like has product MAIRKSNKMPQAAILKQILKRCSSLGKKHGYDDEDHLPNDVPKGHFAVYVGENRTRYIVPISFLTHPEFQCLLRQAEEEFGFDHDMGITIPCEEVVFRSLTSMLR; this is encoded by the coding sequence ATGGCTATTAGGAAATCAAACAAAATGCCACAAGCTGCAATCTTGAAGCAAATTCTAAAAAGGTGTTCGAGTTTGGGTAAGAAGCATGGCTATGACGACGAAGACCACCTCCCCAATGACGTACCCAAAGGTCATTTTGCAGTTTACGTTGGAGAAAATCGAACGCGTTACATTGTACCTATTTCTTTTTTAACTCATCCAGAGTTTCAATGTCTCCTTCGACAAGCTGAAGAAGAATTTGGCTTTGATCATGACATGGGCATTACTATTCCATGTGAAGAAGTTGTTTTCAGGTCACTAACTTCAATGCTGCGGTAG
- the LOC132600272 gene encoding protein SMALL AUXIN UP-REGULATED RNA 51-like, which yields MGIRKSNKLPQVILFKQIMKRCSRLAKKQSYGDVPKGHFAVYVGENRTRYIVPISFLAHPEFQCLLRCAEEEFGFDHDMGITIPCEEFIFQSMTSMLR from the coding sequence ATGGGCATCAGAAAATCAAACAAGTTGCCACAGGTTATACTTTTTAAGCAAATAATGAAGAGGTGTTCGAGGTTGGCTAAAAAGCAGAGTTATGGTGATGTACCCAAAGGTCATTTTGCAGTTTACGTTGGAGAGAATCGAACTCGATACATCGTACCCATTTCTTTCTTGGCTCATCCTGAGTTTCAGTGCCTCCTTCGTTGCGCTGAGGAAGAATTTGGGTTTGATCATGACATGGGCATTACTATTCCTTGTGAAGAATTCATTTTCCAATCAATGACTTCCATGCTGAGATAG